The genomic interval GGTTAATCGTGCTACCGATCGGTTGACCATCGACGGTTAGACGGATCATCGGACCGCCGCTGAGGAATGTGTTTCCGGCACTCATGTACTTGCACCAGTTATCGTAATTGAATTCCTCGTCGTCAGGGATATGGACGTAGGTGCGATAAACGCCTACGGGGACATCGCTACTCATCTTATCCGTCCCACCAACGAGTGGCAATTTATAGCCACAGTTGAGATAGCGATAGTATTCAAGGTGTCCATACATCGCATTGGTGAGGTATTCGACAGCATCAACACGTCCGGTAGCGATGAGCGTCGCCGGTTCACAATTCGGATTCGGGATGTGTGGTAACACAACGGTGCCGCCCTGGGCGTGGCATGCGTCCGCCCAATGCGAAAGTGTGACCTCCATATTTCCACCGAGCTCGGCTTCCCCTGGACCGTCTGAACACCACGGGGCGACCTGCTCCTTTAAACCGAGGAGCGTGAGATGCCCAAGGAGATGCTGACGATTCTCCTGCGTCGCATAGACAATGCTCCGACCATCGGCAGAGGTTGTGGGTCTTCCGATGAACTCCTCCGTATTCGTAAAGAGATGCCCCCACTGCGAAAGGAGGAGATTGACAACGCCGAGATCCTCGCCTTGTGCTTCGGTATGCGCCCCTTGTGTAGAGAGGAAATGGACGTGCGTATCGCCGCTGAAATAGCGTTCGGCGTTCATATTACACCACCGCTTTAACCGAAGTGTCAACTCGCGTTGTCCCGGTTTTATGTTGACCGTAGTCCGCAGCGGTGTGTATTCAAAGCCGCGAGCAACATCAACGATAACCTCTCCGCGAGGGAGCCACCCCTGACACGTCCCGTCAATGTAGGCGTAACTAATCTGCCCTAACCGAACATCACCACCGACATCCACGTGCCATGTCCCCATGTTTGAATTGACGTGGGCGTGGTGTCCGTGTGGGGCATAGGGCACGCCGTGCGGGGAACGGAAATGGATGCGACACGGGACAGGTTTATTTGTGTCCTCGTCAATAACAGTGGTATGCACCCAGTTCCTGCCAGAGTCGATGACCTCTACCTTAACCCGTTCGTTGGGTTGCACGATCCTTTTTTCTTCAACTTCCCCCCAATTGACCGTGCCGAGCGTCTCACCTTGGTTTTTGACCTCAACACTTGCGGAGGGCGTCGCAGACACTTCAACATACGCCGGACTGCTTTTGTTGTTTTGGGATTCCCCCCACCCCTTGAAATCGTCGTTGATAAACGCATCAGGTGCGTTTTCCGGCAACGGATGCGGATAGGTCGCAACGCCACGGTCGACATTGACCTCCATATCAAAGGGTTTATCGGCATCCTCAGATTGGGGAAGCGTGATTTTGACTTCACGGCGCGGATGACGCGGTATCGGACTTTCGTCAAGGTAACCGAGCGTGATCGCTGCCACAATAAACCGACGTTCTTTCGGTTGGATATCGATTGAGGCGACTTCAACGCCGTCCCTCGGATTTTTCCACACCCACAAATAGTAGTCGCGCGGCGTCCCTTGGCTCACTTCGGTTTGTCGGTTGCCCGCGGAGCCCCAAGGTCCTTCGTGCCGTGGTGCTAAACTCTCCTGCCGGTCAGGTATAGCAAGGAAGGTCTGTTGTCCCCATCCCTGTGGCACACCGCCGATCTCAAAGCGTTCTCGAATCGGCACGCTCACCGATTCACCATCGGTGTAATGGAATACATAATTGGCAATCAGCCTGGCGATCGGTTCGCCTTCAGGAATACGACTCTCAAGCAAACGATGCACGAAGATAATCCGCTTCGGACTTGCCCCGACAGGAATTTGGATAGGATCGGTGTTAACGTTTTCGCCGAAGCCCAAGAAACAGGTCTCACCTTCAGCGATGTCGAAAGGAAGTCCGTGGAGCGTCTGTGCTCCGAGGGACGGTGTTGCGTTCTCGCCGAGAATCTCTACCCCGACATTGCATAAACTGGAAAGTGAAATCGGTTGATAGTCTTTCATTTTTTAATTTTTCCTTGCGGATTTTTAATTCTTCCTTGCGGAGAAACAACGGGCATTTGAACTTTGACGTGCGTCCCTCAAATCCGCCTGTGCCGGTGTTGCAGGCTATGGGTTTGGGACTAACGAACTCCTCTGTAAGGGTTGGGTGACCCAACCCCTACGAAACTACTACAGCGGGAAATCAATTGACTGTCCTTGTTCAGAGGACATGTAGAATGCCTGCATGAGTTCCGTGAGGTTACGTCCATCTTGGATCGTAATCGTCATCGGTTCATCGCGAAGAATGGCGTTAATCCACTGTTGTATCGGTTCAGGGGGTGCGGCGGGGGCGTTAGCGATGTATTCCGCTTTCTCTTCATCAGAGAGTTTGCGGGTTTCAAAATGCATCTCGCCGTGTCCCGCGGCAAATGAGCCTTCCGTGCCGTAAATCTCAAGCATATTTGGACCGGAACGGTGTGTCCACGCAACATCAATCACGCCGAGTGCCTTGTTCGCGAACTCAACAACGGAGACGCTGTTGTCATCAATCGGGAAGTTGCCAGTGAAGTTGTTAATCTTAGCGATAGCACTCCTCGGCTCACCCATCAACCACCGAATAACATCGACACGATGACACCCCAAATCGAAAAGGGCACCGCCACCCGCGCGGGCTGGATCTGCAAACCATGCGCTCGTGCCACTAAACCAACTATCCAACGCGGCGGAATGTGCGATCCGCCCTCTACCGAACGTGATATCCCCAAGCAGCCCATCGTCGATCGCTTTTTTCGCGAACAAAATTTCAGGGTTAGCCCGGGAAGGCAGCGAAATCATGAACTTCACACCCGCCTTCTCGACAGCCTCAATAATTGGATCACATTCCGCGACAGTAATCGCGAGTGCCTTCTCTGTGAAGATGTGTTTCCCAGCTTCAGCGGCAGCGATCATCACACGCGGATGGTCGGACGTAATCGCGTCAACGGCGACAGCGTCTACATCGTCGCGGCTGAGGACTTCATCAAGATCGGTATAGAACGGGACTTCGTACTGTTCTGCTGCTTCTCTTCCACCGTATTCTTCTTCGTCCCAGACGGCAACGAGTTCGGTTTCAGAGTTTTCATTAATTTTTCGGGCATAACCACCGGCGTGGACATGCGCCATACTAATCTTTGCGACTTTTATCATGTAATTCTCCTTTAAGGTGAAACTTCCTACAATTATATAATCCTTCCAATAGAAGAACGGGTTGCGAGATGATTCCACCCACGAAGCACCAATTTGACGTTGGTGTGACGATTCTCGGATTCGATCTCATCATCACCGGCAAGCATTTGAACGAGGACACTCTTTCGCGTTTGGTTCGAGTGGTTTGGCATCGAACCGTGCAGGGTAAAGTAACTAAAGAAAAGTACATCTCCCGGTTCCGCTTCTAAAACGGTAGCATTTTCAATCGGATATCGTTCCGTAACTTCAGCGTTCTTTCCACTTCCCATCATGCCATCCATACGTCCCAATTCCCTGTGGGAACCCGGATAAACACGGACACACCCCATTTCATCGGTAGCCTCTGAAACATAGATCATAGCGGCTATCATCGTGTCTTTGACGGACGGGAAATACTGCCAATCTTGGTGCAGCGGAAAGGGTGAACCCGTCTCTGGTGGTTTGCAGAAAAGTTTGGAGTGGTGAAGCATAATATCCGGTCCGAGGATGGCTTCGGTAATATCAAGGAACTTCTCCTGCAAGAACGCCTGCATCCAAACACCGGAGAAACTCTGAATATTGTGGGTATGGATGATAACGGATTCACCGCCATCAAGGGCGTCCATCAATCTGCCCCCCCAACGTGCGTTGACGTTCTCATCGCTTTTGAGGAGTTGATCCACCACCCGATCGAAATCATTCTCCATCGCATTGATTTCTTCGGACGAATAGACACCTTTGGCGAAATAGTATCCGTTTTCGTGAAAGAATTTGCCGATATCTGACATTATGTTTTTCTAACCTCCAAATTTTTAATTTTACCTTGTAGAGCAGGGAAGTGATATGAAAGTTGAAGGTTTTCGCTTAAGAGTCGCCTGCGTGTTTTTGCGAATCAGAATCAACGGTATGAATGCCGTGTGGCATTCCCCGGGGTATTTCTGCGTATTGTTGCAGGCTACGTCTTTATTCATCCTATACGCTATTCGTCATAGGTTCCCCCGCAGGTTTAACCTACGCCTGTGCGAAAAGCTCATTCAACCAACTTGACACAGGGCTTTCTGTGCTATCGTCTTCTGTAATTTCCTGCTGCAACTTTCGAAATGTGTTGAAGACAGCGAATTGACCGTTGTCCAAGATGCCGATAAGGTTTTCGACGTGCGAGTCAGAATCACACAATCGACGGGCATCCTCCAGACGATTGGTAGCAACTACGACAGTCTTTCCCATCGCTTGGAGTTCATTGAGAAGTTCCGTCATCTCGATCTGTCCATCCGGATCAAGCGGTGCGAGCGGTTCATCAAGCAGCCACAATTGCGGCTCGTGTAGAAAGGTTTTGGCGAACAAAAGCCGTTGTCGTTCTCCCGTTGATAGCGCACCAATTTTGACCTCATGTAGGTGCTGAATGTCCATTAATTCGAGGACTGCATCGATGGCTCCGATACGCTCGCGCTTCTCTAATTTGTAGGCCGCGGCAAAGAAATTGAGGTAATTGACAACAGACACCTCAGGATATCCTTCAAACGCGACGGGGATATATCCGATGCTTGGACGTACCTGTTTGAGATTCGCAAATGCATCAATTCCATCAATAGAAACAGTCCCTGATGTCGGTTCGACTAAGGTCGCCAATATGTTGAGTAGGAGCGTTTTGCCTGAACCGTTCTTACCGAGTAGGACGAGACACTCTCCGGCCGACACTTGAAATGTAAGTTTCGTAAGAAAAGGTTTCTTGTCAAAGGATTTGCAGAGATTCTGGACATCCAACATTTTTTAATCTTTCGCCAAGCGGAAAATGGAGCGTCCGAAAAAACAAAATTCTACTCTTAAGATCCGCAGTCTCCGTTGTCCACTGCTCACAGCACCTCAAACTATTCAGAATCGCGCGATTTTATAGTGAACCGGAGCGAAGCCGTATTGACCCAAGCACTCAACTCAAATCCACTTTGACAGGTCTACCGAGTTCAGCGGATTGCCACGCGGCTTCGGTCAATTGGATGACACGCAAACCGTTCTCAACACCGATCGGATTCTCTGTCCGTTCACCGCGGATAAGCTCAATAAAAGCGACGTCTTTGT from Candidatus Poribacteria bacterium carries:
- a CDS encoding Gfo/Idh/MocA family oxidoreductase; translated protein: MIKVAKISMAHVHAGGYARKINENSETELVAVWDEEEYGGREAAEQYEVPFYTDLDEVLSRDDVDAVAVDAITSDHPRVMIAAAEAGKHIFTEKALAITVAECDPIIEAVEKAGVKFMISLPSRANPEILFAKKAIDDGLLGDITFGRGRIAHSAALDSWFSGTSAWFADPARAGGGALFDLGCHRVDVIRWLMGEPRSAIAKINNFTGNFPIDDNSVSVVEFANKALGVIDVAWTHRSGPNMLEIYGTEGSFAAGHGEMHFETRKLSDEEKAEYIANAPAAPPEPIQQWINAILRDEPMTITIQDGRNLTELMQAFYMSSEQGQSIDFPL
- a CDS encoding phytanoyl-CoA dioxygenase family protein — encoded protein: MSDIGKFFHENGYYFAKGVYSSEEINAMENDFDRVVDQLLKSDENVNARWGGRLMDALDGGESVIIHTHNIQSFSGVWMQAFLQEKFLDITEAILGPDIMLHHSKLFCKPPETGSPFPLHQDWQYFPSVKDTMIAAMIYVSEATDEMGCVRVYPGSHRELGRMDGMMGSGKNAEVTERYPIENATVLEAEPGDVLFFSYFTLHGSMPNHSNQTRKSVLVQMLAGDDEIESENRHTNVKLVLRGWNHLATRSSIGRII
- a CDS encoding ABC transporter ATP-binding protein, giving the protein MLDVQNLCKSFDKKPFLTKLTFQVSAGECLVLLGKNGSGKTLLLNILATLVEPTSGTVSIDGIDAFANLKQVRPSIGYIPVAFEGYPEVSVVNYLNFFAAAYKLEKRERIGAIDAVLELMDIQHLHEVKIGALSTGERQRLLFAKTFLHEPQLWLLDEPLAPLDPDGQIEMTELLNELQAMGKTVVVATNRLEDARRLCDSDSHVENLIGILDNGQFAVFNTFRKLQQEITEDDSTESPVSSWLNELFAQA